The sequence TGAAACAGCGGTCTACTATAGCTGGCTGGCGGTTTTGCGTGGTCAAGAAGGCAACTATCAGGAAAACGGCGTCTTCAAGATCGATAATATTCAGGGTAAGCGTTTCTCATTCGTTTCGCCTAGCTCAACCTCGGGTTTCCGCGTACCGGCTGCGGGTATTGTCAAATACTTCGGTCAGCGGGAACAGTGGAAGAGTTTGACTGTTGATGAGCTGATTGAAGGTGGCCCGAATAAATTCTTCAGTGAAGTCTTGTTCGGCCAATCGCACCAGGGAGCTGCCGTTAACCTCCTTTCGGGTAAAGCGGACATTGCCTCGTTTTGCGATGCCTGTGTTGCCAACTATATCGAGTTGGTATCCGGTGAGGAAAACAAGCCCGGTGCGGTGTATCGTGTTCTGAATAGCGCTCCCGAACCGTTTGATAAGTTCCCCGGCACCGAGTTTGTGATTATCTCGTCGACACCGGTCATTAATGCTCCATTTGTTGCCAACAGCAGTATGCTGACTGCTGATGAGATCAAACGTTTGCAGGATGCGCTAACTTCCGACGCTGTCGCCAACAATCCACGCATCTTTGCGACAAAAGCAGAGATTGATGCCGGCTTCAAGCCATTGTTCCGCAAGACAAAGGACGAACGGTTCCTGGTTGTTGACGACGCATTCTTCAACCCGATCCGAGAGCTGCGCTAACGAAAGTTACAAGACACTGCACTGGCGCTGATTGTCAGATTGGCGCCAGTGCTTCATCTGTGAAAAGAGGTTCTATGAGCCTGCTTGAACTGCATTCGGTGACAAAGCGCTACGGCGCCGAAACCCTTGCTCTTAACTCGATTACTTTTTCGGTTCAATCCGGTGAGTTCGTTGCGATTATCGGCCCTTCTGGTGCTGGTAAATCGACTCTGCTGCGCTGCATCAATCGCCTGATCGATGTTTCAGATGGTGATATTCTGTTCAACGGTGTGAGCGTACCGAAATTACGGGGTAAGGAACTCCGCCATCACCGTACTCAGATCGGAATGATCTTCCAGCATTACAATTTGGTAAACCGGCTTAGTGTGCTCGAAAATGTGTTACACGGGCGATTGGGATACAAAAACACCCTTCAGGGCATTCTTGGTCTCTACAGTGAGCAAGAAAAGCGTGAAGCGGTACGTATTCTTGAAACGCTCGGACTAAGTGATCAGATGTATAAGCGCTGTGATCAGCTTAGCGGTGGTCAGAAGCAACGTGTCGGCATTGCCCGTGCATTGGTGCAACAGCCAAAGATGCTGCTCTGCGATGAGCCAATTGCCTCACTCGATCCGAGTTCAGCCAAGGTGATCATGGATACCCTGCGCGACATTAACCGCACGATGGGGATTACAGTCTTGGTTAATCTTCATCAGGTTGACGTGGCATTGCACTATGCCGAACGGATCATCGGTATCAATCGCGGCCAAGTCATCTACGACGGCCCACCACATGCACTGAGCAACGCGCAAATCTACCAGATTTACGGCTCAGAGGCTGGCGAACTGATCCTCGATCTAAAGGAGCGCTATGCAGCCTGATACTTTTTTCCGTCGTCGCCGTCTCCAATCACTGCTCTTTTTCGTCGTTATTCTTGGTGTTACCTACGGCAGCATTGTACTCACGCAGTTCGATGTGGTAAGAGGATTACTTGCCGTACCACAGGCATTTGCTTGGGCGGTAGTAAACTTCATCCCAGACGAACGGGCCTGGTCGCGGCTACCAAATATTCTGAGCAAGCTGCAAGAGACGGTACTGGTTGCGATCGCATCATCGACTATCGCCGCCGTGCTCGGCCTAGGATTAGCGCTCCTAGGTGCAAACACTACCCGTCCTCATCCATGGTTTAGCCTGCCGGCCCGTGCGATAGCCAGTGTGTTTCGGAATATAGATGTATCGGTTTGGGCGTTAATCTTGCTCTTCTCGTTTGGGCAAAGTGGGTTTACCGGCTTTTTCGCTCTTTTCTTCGTTACACTTGGCTTCATCACACGTGTAATGATTGAGACTATCGACGAAGTGGGAGTGGAACCGATTGAAGCACTACGCGCCACCGGAGCAAGTTATGGTGCGATTATCAGTCAGAGCGTTATTCCATCTTGTTTGCCGCAACTGATCAGTTGGCTCCTGTACATGATCGAAACCAATATCCGTAGTGCCACATTAGTCGGGATTCTGACCGGAACCGG comes from Chloroflexus sp. Y-396-1 and encodes:
- a CDS encoding phosphate/phosphite/phosphonate ABC transporter substrate-binding protein is translated as MQSMRFLIFLLMVTLALSACGASDGGTTANPNSPIIIAWLPNESGAELKDARDAIGAVVSETLGRPVEHRTTTDYLIAVEALANNTAHLGFFGAEAYVQAHDKNNKVIPLVIPSGSDGRLETAVYYSWLAVLRGQEGNYQENGVFKIDNIQGKRFSFVSPSSTSGFRVPAAGIVKYFGQREQWKSLTVDELIEGGPNKFFSEVLFGQSHQGAAVNLLSGKADIASFCDACVANYIELVSGEENKPGAVYRVLNSAPEPFDKFPGTEFVIISSTPVINAPFVANSSMLTADEIKRLQDALTSDAVANNPRIFATKAEIDAGFKPLFRKTKDERFLVVDDAFFNPIRELR
- the phnE gene encoding phosphonate ABC transporter, permease protein PhnE; translation: MQPDTFFRRRRLQSLLFFVVILGVTYGSIVLTQFDVVRGLLAVPQAFAWAVVNFIPDERAWSRLPNILSKLQETVLVAIASSTIAAVLGLGLALLGANTTRPHPWFSLPARAIASVFRNIDVSVWALILLFSFGQSGFTGFFALFFVTLGFITRVMIETIDEVGVEPIEALRATGASYGAIISQSVIPSCLPQLISWLLYMIETNIRSATLVGILTGTGIGFLFDLYFKNFNYGSASLVVLVTVAAVLLIETVSNAIRRTIL
- the phnC gene encoding phosphonate ABC transporter ATP-binding protein, with amino-acid sequence MSLLELHSVTKRYGAETLALNSITFSVQSGEFVAIIGPSGAGKSTLLRCINRLIDVSDGDILFNGVSVPKLRGKELRHHRTQIGMIFQHYNLVNRLSVLENVLHGRLGYKNTLQGILGLYSEQEKREAVRILETLGLSDQMYKRCDQLSGGQKQRVGIARALVQQPKMLLCDEPIASLDPSSAKVIMDTLRDINRTMGITVLVNLHQVDVALHYAERIIGINRGQVIYDGPPHALSNAQIYQIYGSEAGELILDLKERYAA